The nucleotide sequence TGAGCCCTGGTTGCCCTCACGGACCAGACTCCACTGGGGTTAGAGGATACAGTCGACGGTGAAAGGTAGTTTCTCCTTCTTTCTCAACAATCTCAGAGAGAAGTAGAGTTCCTCTTGCTCTTTGGGATGGGATGCCTTGAAAGCAGTCTTGCTGGCAGATGCTCAGTTGGTGCTggaaagaagagaaagtcagggtCTCTGGGTCTGTGCAGGTGAGGTTACTACTCCTTACTGCCTCTCCATCTTGGCTTGTTCACATGTTGCACTCAATACAGCTACAAGCTGTCTatacatgtacaagtgtttgtctGAAAGAGTGCGCAAGTGTTGCTTCCTACAGCTCAACTACTGTTGACTATGCACTTGATGGATGTTACATATAACTATTGTTGCGCACAGATACATTTAACAAGTGTATAatcagtgtaacatgtgaacacccctggtctctctctctctctctcattcatacACAACCTTTTTGAGCAGAAAAACTTGTGTCCCTTTTCATCATTCCAGACATCCTCTAGCACTGGCCTAACCTTTTGCATTCGAGCCGCCTTCACAGCCTCTTCCCCTTATCTTGTTTGCTAGCCAAGCAAAGGAGGGTTTAGCCCAGGCAAGggaaacttgtgaccctccagatgttgtgggactacaactcccatctttcctgatcattggacatgctggctgctggggccATACATTCCCTGTGCCTGGTTACAGCAATATTCTCTAGTGACTAGTCGGACCACTGGTTCATTAAGCTCAGTATTTAGACTTAGTATAAGTATTTAGTATttagtacttagactttcaaaaagcgtttgacaaggtacctcaccaaaggcttctgaggaagcttagcagtcatggaataagaggagaggtcctcttgtggataaggaattggttaagaagcagaaagcagagagtaggaataaacggacagttctcccaatggagggctgtagaaagtggagtccctcaaggatcggtattgggacctgtacttttcaacttgttcattaatgacctagaattaggagtgagcagtgaagtggccaagtttgctgacgacactaaattgttcagggttgttaaaacaaaaagggattgcgaagagctccaaaaagacctctccaaactgagtgaatgggtggacttccgggaagggtgacttagcctgtgcctgcttttgagacgggctcctgcctcaaaagaagcttattcagatatatcagtcagttttttcttttttttttgactgattaaacttctcccgggtagggagaaacgaagagattaacctcaaagcctatttttgttgggacgaccagatctcattaatttatgggacgaggtccagccgacgaaggtgggacggattttcaacagcaagctctatctgttaaagcgaacgttcatcttatcttctaagagagaacgcactaacaggcaagcacccttctttctatatttttcttttacttgacttaaattgttgctgtttaaaagagatttgccagattgatcggtttttgacatctcactggggagccataacttctctctgctacgcactaattaatagcttatctctgtttttgttgcaaaaagctgtcctggatttgcattctaaagatatacacagaagagggatttctattccagatttttattttgaagaatattatactgtctgagactactctctttttggtctattttattttgacgaatctgtttcttgacgactgccattaattgtttcgatcctgggaactgcattttgtttacttaactatggagagataaggctgtctgctctgtttatactgtgatgtcaccaagtttggagtattaacccaattgttgctgaaataagaagtggttttcctatatttttcttttaaaatggcaattaagaaagtggctgagaatctggaaataactatgtttcagaaaataatggatgagattgagataacgaaacaaaacctgcgacagggttgtaaggagctgaaaattgaattgagtaaaatgacgcaggagattaaagatataggggtccctgtgagagaggtgaccctggaaggggtccctgtgagagaggagaccccggagattggaacaaacgtggaacaggaaaaagatttggagtctatggactttagaaataaaatctattgtttggagacacaggagattaaagacataggggtccttgtgagagaggagaccctggagactggaacaggggtccctgtgagagaggagaccctggagactggaacaggggtccctgtgagagaggagaccccggagattggaacaaacgtggaacaggaaaaagatttggagtctatggactttagaaataaaatctattgtttggaactcaatgttatctctgaagaaattaatgaagattctagagataaagttatcaatggcatggataatcttctggactggaatgatgtgatggagcccaatatagagaaaatttatggaattaactgcagccatgtaacaatggaaaaactttcaagagatgacccagtgtattttgaaaaaaagaacagagatatgattttacagcagtatttcagcaacctattcagaatggatggcaagaaaatatttgggatagaggtaattcccatcagactcttactatatgactatggctttgacagcaagattattatggaatactgataatggaagattggatactgaaattactggacttaacaagactactgaagatggaagatggaaaatggaactaatagggataatagaacaatggctactgaaattactgaacctaacagattctgatgtgatggattaattgaaatgtttattttgactatggttatgacaataagattatcataattagtaatgagatggattaattgatatgcttatctggaaaaaaaaaatgatagatatatttcttaaagaattgaaacctctctttgactttttgtggaaagaataaagtaatgtttatgagatttgatgattaagtaagataactattggaggaaagtgattttataatatgacttaagagacaggattgttatatattatagacttataactgatctgatctttgacaaatgggaagtcaatattttactctttattttttatttttatttttatttttatttattttttttttgtttaactatttttgattttgttttttgtctttgaatgttttatgatttcgtcttgtatgttttatgaaaatttgaataaaaattattgaaaaaaaaaaaacaaactgagtgaatgggtggaaaaatggcaaatgcaattcaatataaacaagtgtaaaattatgcatattggagcaaaaaatctgaatttcacatatacgctcatggggtctgaactggcggtgaactGGTTCTTagtattgccaacactggctggcagcaactctccagggtctcagaagaGGACTTTTCTTCAGTCCTATGTAGGGATGCCAGGAATtgcacctggggccttctgtgtgcaaagcagatgctctatcactaagcTAAGCACCCCACACACAACATTTTGCCCCTGTGTGGCCCATCCCTCAGCCTGCTTCTGTGCAGTTTATTCTTTAGCCCAGCTGGATCTCTACACATGTGAGGTGCAGCCCGGCTACATACTGAGCAAGGACCCACTTTCCTAGCCCACCGTttgcagaggggtgtgtgagggtgAGGTCAGCAGCGCCTCTACAGCTTGAGGATGAGACATCCAGCCCTCAACCAATCCACCTGCCTCCTCGTCTTCATCATTACTTCCCATGAAGGACTCTTTGATCGAAGAGATGTCACTCACTGGGCATTCCTTCGGAGGTTTCTCTGGATGAACATGACCGCTTCTCTGTGGAAACAGAATCCAAGTCAGAAATGGACGGGATCATTTAGTCCCACCCTCTGAagcagtgggtggagcaatggatgcgaCTCTCACATTTCTAcagatttatacacacacacgtccatccaggcaaacaagaggcatcatcacagttcaagaacacattccagccaggcaaagtaTTCAAGGAGGGGTTGGAGTAGAATTGATGAGGGGCATGGCTGGAGGAGGGGCATGGTCTAGGACTTCCTTCTTTAATCTTTGGTCATTAGACGTTGCTCAACTagaattcccaccatccctgaccattgcctatgCTGCCTGGGGATGACTgcaattggagtccagcaatgacATCTGGGGACACCTGGGTCCAAGGGAGTCTCCAGGGCTGCAAGGAGCAGGCTgcatttggttgccaggcctgaagCACCCCTGCATCTGGTGTAGGGTGGGCTAGATGACCTTTAGGTAGCTTTCTGACAATATCTAAAATGCTATGTATAAGGGAAGGGGCTTGTGGGTgggtaccagctgccactgctgccaggaCATTTGAGCCGCTGCCATGTTTCCTGTAAAATCCTCCCACATATCAATCCTCCCGTCCCATGATTCAGCAAATGCATTTGGCTTTTACTTACTGATGTAGAAGATGATCCCAGCAGCCACCAGCAGGAGGGCAGCCATGGCCCCCAAGACGCCCCCCACAATGGGCCCCACTAAGGATGGAATGGAAAAAGGAACAAAATGTGTGAAGAGAAGCCGaaagcaatctctctctctgcccacccCCCCAGTCATAGGAAAGAATTTATGTGTGTCTGAaagcggggggggaggggagggagaagctaGAGTGTTAATTGGGCCGGGATTTGATGCAATTCCCTCCCCAAAGGAGACACACCAGAGCCCAACAttacaggcttttaaaaaaataagtcctcagttgctgttttttaaaaccaTAGTGACTCTAGCAGCCcagtccaatgcatgtctactcagaagtaagtcccacagagttcaatgggaattactctcAGATTAAATGTATCCAGGACTCTAGTCTTTTCCCCCCAGCTAACCAGTCTTAATAGTTTTACTGTATGTTGAATTTTCCAAAAAAACCCGGCCTGCTGATTTTGCAGTTTACATACTGACACACATGCTCTTGCCTACATTTTTAATAAGGCAGGCAGCTTTAATAATATGTGGAAAAGCCGGAGGCTCAGTTAGAGTCGTCCCCCTAACCCTCCCAGGCTAACCTTATGCACTCCTCAGGAGCATCTCATCCCTCTCCCTTGTACCTGccttaagaacaaaggaagatgCCTGATACagggtcagacccttggtctgtctagctcagcacagtccacactgaccggcagaggctctgcagggtttcccccatcctaCCTGGCGATGCTGAGGACTGAGCCAGGAGCCTTTTGCATGCGAGGCAGACGCTCTACAGGGATTTGCCCACCCTTAGATAGCTTTGGCGTGAAGTTCAACATTCACATCCACCAACCCACCCTCCGCCATCACTAGCTTtccgactagggttgccaggtccctggcatgagactgggcctggcaaccaagaggtcttccgtatccttaaaagctgtgcagggggaacggagaattccaccttgtggtttttcccattacagagttgcaagaacacctgcacttggctgactttctcttctcctcaagatacaggatcagtctcaggccctgatcctggcaaccctatttccaacccacccaccccagcccATGCAATTCCTCACCAGACTCTTCCCAGACCACAATCAGAGGCTCCAGAAGGCTTGCATGTTCCACGTGGCACCGGTAGCGGTCCCTGTCCTTGGAGTCAATCTCAATGCTGATGCAGATGCGGTAGGTCCCGTCTGAGTTGCGCATGATGCTCCCACAGTCTTTCTCCTGCTGCAATACTTCCCCATCCTTCCGCCAGGTAATGTTGATCTCCTTGGGGTAGAAGCCATTCGCACTGCAAACGAGGGTTTCCAAGCTGCCGCTGACTGCCTGGCGTACCACCTTCACCATGGGGGGGCTCTGCAGAAATGGCAGCATTGACAGGGCTTGAATGAGGGAACAAACTCCCCCAAAAGACCCCTAATGAATCAACAAGTCCCCTCGATTTCCCCACCTCCACTTCCATTTTCATCAATGCTGCCTTCCCTGGAACCTTCTTAAAACAATAGCCAAGGGGGCTGTCAtagaagctgtgtgtgtgtgggggggtccatGTCGCCTTTATCTTCTGAGTCCTGCTGCAAGACCTCCATCCCAAAGAGATAGAGTCTAACCCTCCTCATGAGTGGCTCCTGATGGCTCTTTGACCTGGTTCCGTGGCAAGCTTCTTCTGCCTGTTCCTCTGCTGGCGTTGAAGGGTGCGCTTGCTGAGAAGCCAGGATTCTGCTGAACCATGACATTGCCCCAGACATCAGGCAAGTTTTTAAGCAGTTACTGAGCCTGTTCCACTTGGCTGGAAAAAACCCTTGGCCGTTGTACACAGACTGTAAGGAAAGGGTGAGGGATTGGATTCCGCTGGCGGGCTGGATCCTTAACTCCCGCCCCCTGGGTGGGTGACAAAGACATTAGGTGATTCATGTTTGCATAGTGCTGCAAACCCTCTTCTGTCCCAGCTGCATCTCTAGCAATCCATACATGATGTCATATATCATGtcaggtgcagggcaggtggGCTTGGCTGGGCCAAAATAGCTTCATGGGCCAAAAGGGGATGCCAAGTGGGCCTAGTGAGGCCAGAGGCCGCAAGTTCCTCACTGCTAGACTAAAGGACCACATGGTATCCTGCCAGTCAAGGAAGGGCAGAAGAAGATCTCTGTTCCTGCAAAGACTGATGACGCAGGGGGGGTGCAGCTGCCTGTTTGGGGTCTTGGCTTTTCAACAGCTGAAAGATGCCTCCATCCGCACAGACGCTCTCAGGTGTTATGGTCAGCAGAGAGAGATCTCTTGGTAGTTCTCCCATCCTTGGAAATGTGTGGCATGGCGgtccaggagagggctttctctgtggcaacaACCCCGAATAAACTGAAGAACTCCCTCCCCACGGAGacgcacctggcaccttcattgcacAGCTTCTGCCCATATGCCAAGacccacctctttaccttggccttggaCAGTTCAGGCGTGTTGTTTTGTGGGACCCCCATGCCTTGTGCTGAAGCTATACTGTTCTGAACGTTTTTCCTTGTTTTTATAAGTGTATGGCCTTGTTAACTTTTTAAACATAAGTATATAAttatatgaaatgttttaaagtgctgttagtgtttttgtttgccgtcctgggttTCTTCTGTGggaaagggcgggatagaaataaataaataaataaataaataaataaattttattgcaaCCCACTTTGGGCAGTTATGGTGAAGCCTGAAATGCtggctcttcccctccccagtttCTCACCCGTCTCCTCCCAGGCCACGTCCAGAGGCTCCATCAGGCTGGCGTGTTCCACGTGGCACCGGTAGCGTTTCCTGTCCTGGGGGTCAATCCTGATGCTGAGCCAGGTGTGGTAGGTTCCGTCTGAATTTGGGAGAATGCCCCCGGAGAAGGTCTCCCGCTCCCAGGCctccccatctttcctccaagtagcATTCATCTTCTTGGGGTAGAATCCATAAGCCCGACAAATGAGACTTTCCAAGCCATCATTGCCCATCTTACGTGCCACCTTCATGGCTGGGGTTACTGTGGAAACAGCACAGGGGTGGCTGGCAGAGTGCTGGCAAAATGAGTGGGGTAGGCCCCAGAAAATACAGATATCCTTCCCCTAAGATCCCTACCGCAACCCCATAAGGCTTGGGCTTCCAATGGCCACATCCTGTTCCAAACCGGGTTCTGTGGAACCCTGCaataaagttgggggggggataagAAAAAGCTTTCCTAttgagcagtggaggctggtggctttgtgtcagtggggcagtggatttCCTAgaggtgtccaaggtgctgaaaggtttcagcaccttggatagcttggggggggaaaccagagTGGATTTCATTGCCccgctgacatgaagccaccagctatTGGGATAACACTGGCTTGTTCTTCCCACCAGGAGCCTGACGAtcccaaaagaaaaaaacaaacacagctgAGAAACTGGgggaccaggttggcaaaggctgccttaagatgtatttaaagatgcttgaggaattcaatcCTTGTGAATCATGACAAGAGACGACAGACGCCACTGCCGTCTAAGCGGTATCTAAGTGGTGTAGCTGAAACACTACTTGGCAGGATGTTGGTAGGATGGAGTAAGTCCCCGCCTTTATTCatctaaaatatttctatctttgTCAGTCCCTGTCCCCCAACGTCAGGCTAGTCTTCATTTCTTTTGTGGAAACCAGTGACACTTGCAATACTTTAGCCAGTGTGTTTAAATATAGATTAAGGGGCCCATCTCTGGAAGGGGCACTCTACTGTTGTAGAGTCGCTTCACTGGCTCACCAGAGCTAAGGTGATCACAGTGTACAACATCACCTCCCCTGGGGCAATCCATTTGACTATATTGACATCTTTTAACTAGatgttgttgtacaccgcccagagagcttcggctatggggcagtatacaaatgcaatcaatcaatcaatcaatca is from Rhineura floridana isolate rRhiFlo1 chromosome 3, rRhiFlo1.hap2, whole genome shotgun sequence and encodes:
- the LOC133378955 gene encoding major histocompatibility complex class I-related gene protein-like, whose product is MGLFRRHFLLFGAAAFLLGGSPGSSSSHSLLYFYTWVSEPSPKLPRYVMEGYVDDLPIKRYGSDTQRMLPLAPWTNQSLNQNYWDKYTWVARKLDKSALIHVQKCQRYNWSTGFHTFQAIYGCELSDNGHESSHQLSAYDGVHTKRVTGVFHYYIWIRKFRDLGLGCTRWLQMYLNDGKEALERKVTPAMKVARKMGNDGLESLICRAYGFYPKKMNATWRKDGEAWERETFSGGILPNSDGTYHTWLSIRIDPQDRKRYRCHVEHASLMEPLDVAWEETALSMLPFLQSPPMVKVVRQAVSGSLETLVCSANGFYPKEINITWRKDGEVLQQEKDCGSIMRNSDGTYRICISIEIDSKDRDRYRCHVEHASLLEPLIVVWEESGEELHGLGWVGWK